From Haemophilus parainfluenzae:
GAGTTATCTAAATTTGGTTAGATTATATCTGTATTGATGTACAGTATCAAGAGAAAATTTTTTCCTTACTGAAAAAATGTGAACTAGATTCCAACTTTTAGAAATCGTTTATTTAAAATCAATTTGTTAAGTATATAAGTTTGGACTAATGTGATAGTCATGACCATATCAAAAATACTTATCATAAATATAGCGTTTATGATAATTACTTATAAGAATAATTTTAGTTATTATTGGTTGTTATTTGAGAATTTTCAATGGGTTTAAGTATCTAATTATAAAATTATTTTTCATTATCTAATTGCCTATTTGAAAATAAATTTTATATTTGCGATCTATCTCACAAAATTGAAAATTTCTATTCGTTACACTTAATTGATTATGGTATAACTATTCTATAGAAGTACTTCTTAGTTATAGATAAATAAACTTTACTCTAAGGGGAGCTTTAAAATGAAAATCCTACCGATACCTAATGATAATATTACCAAAGTATGTGAACTGCTAAATCAACTTATTGGCGATGTGACAAGTAAAAATCTATTTACAGGATATGGCTTGTTTCATAAACAAAAAGATATGTTTGCTGTTTGGGTAAACAATAAAGTTTACTTGCGAGCTAAGGATGAGCTTTCAATAAAATTAAAAGGACTTGGATGTAAATCTTTTACAACAAATGAACTCAATAAGCGTTTTGTATTATCTGATTATTATGCTTTAACCGAAAGTATCTTGAAGGACAACGTTCTAATGAGAACTTTGATTATTCTTTCAATTACTCAAATAAGGAAGGAAAAACTCGATCTTGCGCTATCTAAGATTGGACGAATCAGGGACTTGCCAAATTTATCGATAAAGTATGAACGGGCATTAAACAAAGTAGGGGTTGATAATGTTGATACTTTACGAAAAATTGGTGCTGAAAATGCGATTGTTCGTTTGAAGAAAGCGGATATTAGTGCAAGTGAAGCTTTTTATTGGCGACTTCGTGGAGCTTTGGAAAATCGTAATTGTGAGTTTTACACTGAAAAAGAGAAGGAAAGAGGGCTTAGTAAACTTAATGAAATACTCTCCGCAAATGGATTTAGACGTTGTAAACGAGCATCCAAAAAGGTTAGTTAGAGAGTATTACGCAAATGACTTCATGCCTAAAAAATAATCGGTTAATGAATTTTTTGTAAAAAAGCACTTGCAAAGAATTCTGAAATATCTATAATACGCCCCACACAACGACGCACTGTTGTGAAACGTAATAAAGCCAGTGCGTCGTTCTTTTTTGCTCTTTAACAATATATCAGACAATCTGTGTGGGCACTTGTTGATTGACTTGTTTTAAAAATATTTTTTAATTTTGAAGTCTTAATAGGTGCTAACTAGAAATTCATAATACTTTATTAAGTAGTGACATTTTATGTCAGCAGTATTGAGCGATTGAACTTGAATTGAAGAGTTTGATCATGGCTCAGATTGAACGCTGGCGGCAGGCTTAACACATGCAAGTCGAACGGTAACATAGAGAAGCTTGCTTCTTTGATGACGAGTGGCGGACGGGTGAGTAATGCTTGGGAATCTGGCTTATGGAGGGGGATAACTACGGGAAACTGTAGCTAATACCGCGTAATATCGAAAGATTAAAGTGTGGGACCTTCGGGCCACATGCCATAGGATGAGCCCAAGTGGGATTAGGTAGTTGGTGAGGTAAAGGCTCACCAAGCCGACGATCTCTAGCTGGTCTGAGAGGATGACCAGCCACACTGGGACTGAGACACGGCCCAGACTCCTACGGGAGGCAGCAGTGGGGAATATTGCGCAATGGGGGCAACCCTGACGCAGCCATGCCGCGTGAATGAAGAAGGCCTTCGGGTTGTAAAGTTCTTTCGGTAGCGAGGAAGGTGGTTAGTTTAATAGGCTAGCCAATTGACGTTAACTACAGAAGAAGCACCGGCTAACTCCGTGCCAGCAGCCGCGGTAATACGGAGGGTGCGAGCGTTAATCGGAATAACTGGGCGTAAAGGGCACGCAGGCGGACTTTTAAGTGAGGTGTGAAAGCCCCGGGCTTAACCTGGGAATTGCATTTCAGACTGGGAGT
This genomic window contains:
- a CDS encoding TfoX/Sxy family DNA transformation protein, with the translated sequence MKILPIPNDNITKVCELLNQLIGDVTSKNLFTGYGLFHKQKDMFAVWVNNKVYLRAKDELSIKLKGLGCKSFTTNELNKRFVLSDYYALTESILKDNVLMRTLIILSITQIRKEKLDLALSKIGRIRDLPNLSIKYERALNKVGVDNVDTLRKIGAENAIVRLKKADISASEAFYWRLRGALENRNCEFYTEKEKERGLSKLNEILSANGFRRCKRASKKVS